The nucleotide window TGCCGACGATCTCGCCCATCATGCCAGTGGTGCGCATGACGCGCACGGGACCGAGCGCCTCGTGGTCGACGCTGATGTCGCGGCCCGCCATGAAGAGATTGCCGATGTTGCGGCTGTAGAGGCAGCGGTAGGGCGCCCAGTAGGGGCCCTTGTAGCTGTACTGCTTGCCCTCGGTGGCCTTGGAGATGAACTCATCGCCATCGTGACCCTTGGCGAAGGCGGGATCGGGCGCGTGGAGGTCGATGTGCCAGGAGCACGGGAAGCAGCCGTCCGGGAAGACGGTGCCCTTGCGGAAATCGTCCGCTTTCAACACGACATCACCCATCAGGCGGCGCGACTCGCGCTTGCCCGCGATGAAGGCGGCCCAGCCGAGGCGGTGGTTCGGGTAGAGACCGTCGACGTTCTTCAAGGTGTCCCACGCGCCGTACATGGCGCGGAAATTGAGATCGCGGATGTATTCGATCTCGGTGACCTGGTCGCGGTCGAAGCCGCTTTCCCAGAACCATTCGCCGAGGTTCCGGATCGGGGTGCTGCCCCATTGGCCCTTCTGGCCCTTGCGGCCGGGGAAGGGCTTGTTGCTGAGGTCGATCGCCCACGGGCAGCGCGGGAAGGGCATGGGAACGGTGCCTTCGTTCACGGCGAGGGAGAGCGCGTCCTTGTCCTTGCACTCGCACTTCAGCACCTCGGCGGGATTTCCGGTATCGAGCACGTTCCAGAGATTGCTCGCGCCCATCTTGCCGTCCTTCCCGGCCTCGAAATCGGCGCCGGCCATGAAGCCCACGGTGCCATCGCCGGTGCAGTCCGCGAAGAAACGGCCGGAGATGCGGAGGCGCTTCGCGGTGCGGACGTTGCGGGAAACTACGGCGGAGATCGTACTTGAGCCGCCCTTCTCCACGCCGATGACGCGCTGCTCCATGAACAGGGTGATGTTCTTCTCGGCCTTCACCACGTCCATCTTGCGCTGGTCGGCGTAGATCGCACCACCGCGGGCATTGCCATCGCCGGTGGTTTTCTGCGGCACGAGTTCATCCACGATCTCGCCGACGAAGGGGTAGGGCTTCTGGCGGGTGTGGCCTTCCGGCCAGACGCGGACCTCGGACGAGCCATTGCCGCCGAGCACGGGGCGGTCCTGGATGAGCGCGACCTTCAGGCCATTGCGCGCGGCGGAAACGGCGGCGGCGGTCCCGGCAATGCCGCCACCGGTGATGACGAGATCGTAGCTGCCGCCATCCTCCGGTTGCGCGGAGAGGCCGAGCCAGCGGAAGCGCGCGGCCTCCAGCGTCTTGCCACCATCGGGAGGCGTGAAGGTGGGATCGTTCGAGAAGATCACCGCATCGCAGCGGCCCTCGAAGCCGGTGAGGTCATGCAGCGCGAGGGTGGCGGAGGCACCGACGGTGACCTTTCCCCCGCTCTGCCAATGCCACTCCGCACCCTGGGTGCCGAAGGTGGTGGCGAGCGGCTTGCCATCGACGATGAGCTGGAATTTTCCGGGCGCGCCCGGGGCCTTCCACGGTGCGACCCAATCGCGGGTGCGGACCCAGACGCGGTATTCGCCGGGCGCGGGAAACGCAACCTGCGTGACCGCGTCCTTCACCGGCACGCCGAGGCCGTGGGCGAGCAGGTAGGGCGAGCCCATCTGCTCCATCGACTGCTGGTCGAGATCCCAGCCGCCGAGGTCCGAGAAGGCCTCCGCCTCGATGAAGACCGGGCCGGTGGCGGCGGTGGCGGCGGAAACGAAGGCGGTGGAGAGGAACAGGGTGCGAGCAATGGAGTGCATGAGGCGGGATTGGCTTCTACGGACACTACGTGTTTCCAAATCCTGTTTCTTCACAGGTTTTACTTGTCTTTTCCGGACAAAAACTTGTCCGGATGACCACGTGGCGTAGCCTGCGGGCATGGCGCTGGCTTCCTACGAACGGCTGATGACGACCTCCCCCCACCTGCTGTGGGCGACGGAGCGGAGCTGGGATGCGGCGGAGGCACGGGAGCGGGAGCACCGTTACGAGGGCGGGGAAAACACCTGCTGGTTCGTGCAGGAAGGCCGGGCACGGGTGACGATGGAGGATGGTACGATGAGTGACGTACTAGAAGGACAGTGGCTCTTCCTGAGGCCGGGGCTGCGGCACCAGGAGTTCGGCGGGCCGTTCCGGTTTCTCTCGATCGGGCTGCGCTGGCGTTGGCCGAACGGGCTGCACCTTTTCGAGAAAGGACTGCCACGCGTGGCGGCGGAGAACGAGGTGCCGGAATTGCAGCCAGCGGCGCGGGATGTGATCGCGCGCACGGCGGCGCTGGTGCCGCGGCATCACCACTATCTCACGCTGGGGGAGACGAGTCTGGCGGCGTTCGGGCGGCTGGCGGCGCTGGCGGGGGATTGGGCCGCAGCATTCGCGGTAGCCATGGAGCGGCTGGAGATCGGCGCGGAGTTGCTGGAGGACTTTGATCCGCGGCTCGAGGCCATGCACCGGATGCTGGGCACTCTACCGCTGGACAAGGAACTGCCCGCGGCTGTGATCGAGGCGGCCACGGGATTGTCCGAGCGGCAGTTGAACCGCCTCTCACGCGCCGCCGGAGGACGCACGCTGCGGGAGGCCTTTGAAAACCGCCGCTACGAATACGCGCGGGAGGCGCTGCTGGAACCGGGCGGACGGGTGAAGACGGTGGCCAGCGCGCTGGGGTTCACGGATCTGGCGTTGTTCAATAGATGGTTCCGGAGACGGTCCGGGAGAAATCCGCGGGAGGTGCGGGGAAAGATGCAGTCGTGAGGAGAGGAACCACGAAAGGCACGAAAGAACACGAAAAGAGGAGGCCCACGGATTGCACGGGTTCGGGTCTTCTCTTCGTAGCCGGAGTGGTGACACTTCGGGCTGGGAGGATTTCCAATGTCGTGACGGGAATATTTTCCCACCGATGCCCATCCATGGCGGAGTGGTCCTGCAACTTTCTTCGCGGGCTCACCCAGCCCGAAGTGTCACCACTCCGGCTACAAAGAGAGAGGATCTATTTCCTCTCGTTCCAGTAGATGACGAGATTCTTTGTCGCGCGGCCGGAGGCGATGAGGTCGGGCTTCCCATCGCCGTTGAGATCGGCGGCTTTGAGGTCCTCGCAGGCCATGCCGTTGTCATCAATCACGGCGTGGCGGGTCCAGGTGCTGCCATCTTCCGCCGCGGGGATATAGAGCCGCAGGCCGACCTTCTTGTCCGCTCCGGCGGGTTCGCGCCAACCGGCCACGACCTGATCGTAGCCGGTGCCGAGGAAATCGGCGGCGGCCAGCGCGTGACCCTGGTTGAGGGTGTCATCGAGCAGCACACGCTTCTGCGACCAGAGACCGGTGGTGGATTCCGGATTCACCGCGACCTGGTTGCCGTGCATCGGCTCGATGGTGGCGATGAAGCGCTTGCCATCCGGCAGCTTGCCAAGGCGAACCTCGCCGGCGGGTTTTTCCGTGAGACGCCCGGCCTGCCATGGGGTGTCCCCTGCCCCATCGCTTTTCCGCAGGAGGTGGACGCCTTCCTTGCATGCGACCAGCAGCGAATCGCCCGCGGTGCCAGGCCAGGCAACCGGAGTGAAATTGTGCGCCATGTGGAACTGGTCATTGAGCAGGAAGGTGGACCATGGCTCCGCGGCTTCCTTGCCGGGACGATAGCCGAGGAAGCGGATGCCATCGCCCGCGCCATTGACATTGCCACAGCCATGCAGTGGCAGCACGGCGAGGAAGGGATGACTTTCCGGGTCCCGCACCCATTGCATGCGGTGGACGGTGGGTTCGCGGTGTTGCTCGTGCGCGGTCCATGGCGCGGTGCGGTCTTCGCCGGGGATGAGAGTGAACACCGCGCCGCTGTTGCGGGTATCCCCGGGATTCCACTCGCCACCAATGGCCACCTCCGCGCCGCCCTTGGAGCCGATGTTCGCGGCGGCGATGCAGACGTGATCCTGCTTCGTCAGCGGACCGGTGAAGCGGTGCTTCTTCCAATCCGGTGCCTGGTACCAGACCGTTTCCTTGGAATCGACCAGCGCGATGTCCAGCTTGCCATCGCCATCAATGTCCGCGATCGCGAGGCCGTAGCCGATGCCGAGCCGGTCATCAATGGTCTGCGCGCGGAACACCGCAGGTTGCGCCTCCGGCAGAGCGTGGAGCGACCCGGCGGCGGCCAGAAGGCAGGCGTAAAGGGCGGAGGTGCGGAAACGCGGCATCCGGAGGCTACGCGGGCTGCCGCGTGATCTGTCGGAAAAGCGGTGATGGTTTTCGAGAGGTAGGTAGCGCGAAGTTTGGCTTCACGGGAGGATCTCCGGCCGGGAGACAAACTCCCGAAGGATTGCCACAACGGCGGACGTTTGCTTATGGTTTGAAAAGCGTGGCCGGATTTTCACCTCTCCGAATGGAGCGACAAGACGATCCGGCCGCAGCTTTGTTCCTGCAAACATTTACCGACCATTCCATGAAAACCAAACTTCTGTCTTTGTTCGTGGCCGCCGCGGCCCTCGGCTCCAACGCCCTGGCGCTCACCAGCGGCGATCCCGTGGAAATCGATGCCGTGAACCGCGGCCGCAAGGTGCAGGGCGACGTGCCGAAGGCATGGGAACCCGGCAAGGTCTATGTGCTCGAATGCTGGGCCACCTGGTGCGGCCCGTGCGTGGCGGCGATCCCCCACGTGGACGGCCTGTATGACAAGTACAAGGACAAGGGCCTGCGCGTGATCGGCATGAACGTGTGGGAGGACGACAAGGGCACGGTGGAGAAGTTCGTGAAGGGCAAGGGCGAGGGCATGTCCTACCCGGTGGTCTTCACCGGTGACAAGGGCTCGGCTTTTTCCAAGAAATGGCTGATCCCTGCGAAGGCCACCGGCATCCCGTTCGCCTTCGTGGTGAAGGACGGCAAGCTGCTCTTCACCACCCACCCGGCCAACCTGAACGATCAGATGATCGAAGGCCTGCTCGCCGGCGGCGCGAAGCAGGATGAGATCGTGAAGAGCATGTCCGCGAAGAAGGAGTAGCCTCCAATGGCCCGGCGGAACGCTGCGTGGCGTTCCGCCGTTTCCCATCCCCTCGCCCGAACTTTCTCAGAGCGCCAGCGAGGCCTCGATGGGGGTGATTTCGAAATCAAGCCACGGGGCGAGCGGGAGGTTCCGGCAGAGGGCGAGGACGGATTCCGCATCGCGCTCACGGAACAGGAGGAAGCCGCGCCAGTCGGATGGTGCGGTGTCCTTCGGCGGGAACTGGGCGGAGATGAGTTTCCCCTCGCTCAGCAGGCTGTGCAGAGCACTGGTTTCGGCGGGGATTTTTCCTGCAGGGGCGTCGTCCGGGGTGGAGGCATGGCGGACCGTGACCATGAAGCGCGGTACGGTATCGAGCGCCGTTTCCGGATCGAAGTCCGCGCTCCGCGGGAACCGGAGGACCGGCCCGGTGAAGATCGTTTCCAGGCGGGAACCGAGATCGGAGAGCCAGCGGCGGCGGATATCATCGGTGACGTGCGCGGCCTCCCAGGCGACGAAAGGCGGCAGCGGCGAGAAGCCATTGAACCAGAAAACACCGCGATGGACGGGCGCAAGTACGGTGTCCAACGTAGGATGCAGCCCGCCATGGCCGTATTGGGCGGCGGCACCACCGGTGGTGAGCAGGACCATGGCGCGCTTTCCCGCGCCGATGCCGTTTTCGTACCACCGCCCGCGGCTGTAGATGCGCTGAAAGGCGAAGACGCGGTCCACCCAGCCCTTGAGAATGGCTGGCATGCCGAACCACCACAGCGGGAAACTGAAGATGAGAAGATCCGCCTGCTCCAGCTTGCGGATCTCCGCTTCGATTTCCGGAGTAAAGCCGTCGTGGGTGCTGGCATGAGCTTCCTCCCGCTGCTGTTTGAGATGGGCGGGATCTGCCACGGTGGTGAAATTCCGCCGGTCCGAGACGGGCTGGAAGTTCATGGCGTGCAGGTCGGTGAAGGTGACCTGGTGCCCCTGCGCGGCGAGAACGCGAGCGGCCTCCGCGGCCATGGCGGAGGAAAAACCGCCCGGTTCGTGATGGGCGTGGACGATGAG belongs to Luteolibacter ambystomatis and includes:
- a CDS encoding FAD-dependent oxidoreductase, encoding MHSIARTLFLSTAFVSAATAATGPVFIEAEAFSDLGGWDLDQQSMEQMGSPYLLAHGLGVPVKDAVTQVAFPAPGEYRVWVRTRDWVAPWKAPGAPGKFQLIVDGKPLATTFGTQGAEWHWQSGGKVTVGASATLALHDLTGFEGRCDAVIFSNDPTFTPPDGGKTLEAARFRWLGLSAQPEDGGSYDLVITGGGIAGTAAAVSAARNGLKVALIQDRPVLGGNGSSEVRVWPEGHTRQKPYPFVGEIVDELVPQKTTGDGNARGGAIYADQRKMDVVKAEKNITLFMEQRVIGVEKGGSSTISAVVSRNVRTAKRLRISGRFFADCTGDGTVGFMAGADFEAGKDGKMGASNLWNVLDTGNPAEVLKCECKDKDALSLAVNEGTVPMPFPRCPWAIDLSNKPFPGRKGQKGQWGSTPIRNLGEWFWESGFDRDQVTEIEYIRDLNFRAMYGAWDTLKNVDGLYPNHRLGWAAFIAGKRESRRLMGDVVLKADDFRKGTVFPDGCFPCSWHIDLHAPDPAFAKGHDGDEFISKATEGKQYSYKGPYWAPYRCLYSRNIGNLFMAGRDISVDHEALGPVRVMRTTGMMGEIVGKAASIAVRHRTTPRGVYEKHLEELKALMSKSSKKGGA
- a CDS encoding redoxin family protein; translation: MKTKLLSLFVAAAALGSNALALTSGDPVEIDAVNRGRKVQGDVPKAWEPGKVYVLECWATWCGPCVAAIPHVDGLYDKYKDKGLRVIGMNVWEDDKGTVEKFVKGKGEGMSYPVVFTGDKGSAFSKKWLIPAKATGIPFAFVVKDGKLLFTTHPANLNDQMIEGLLAGGAKQDEIVKSMSAKKE
- a CDS encoding AraC family transcriptional regulator: MALASYERLMTTSPHLLWATERSWDAAEAREREHRYEGGENTCWFVQEGRARVTMEDGTMSDVLEGQWLFLRPGLRHQEFGGPFRFLSIGLRWRWPNGLHLFEKGLPRVAAENEVPELQPAARDVIARTAALVPRHHHYLTLGETSLAAFGRLAALAGDWAAAFAVAMERLEIGAELLEDFDPRLEAMHRMLGTLPLDKELPAAVIEAATGLSERQLNRLSRAAGGRTLREAFENRRYEYAREALLEPGGRVKTVASALGFTDLALFNRWFRRRSGRNPREVRGKMQS
- a CDS encoding NAD(P)H-dependent oxidoreductase, yielding MSNVLIVHAHHEPGGFSSAMAAEAARVLAAQGHQVTFTDLHAMNFQPVSDRRNFTTVADPAHLKQQREEAHASTHDGFTPEIEAEIRKLEQADLLIFSFPLWWFGMPAILKGWVDRVFAFQRIYSRGRWYENGIGAGKRAMVLLTTGGAAAQYGHGGLHPTLDTVLAPVHRGVFWFNGFSPLPPFVAWEAAHVTDDIRRRWLSDLGSRLETIFTGPVLRFPRSADFDPETALDTVPRFMVTVRHASTPDDAPAGKIPAETSALHSLLSEGKLISAQFPPKDTAPSDWRGFLLFRERDAESVLALCRNLPLAPWLDFEITPIEASLAL
- a CDS encoding FG-GAP repeat protein; its protein translation is MPRFRTSALYACLLAAAGSLHALPEAQPAVFRAQTIDDRLGIGYGLAIADIDGDGKLDIALVDSKETVWYQAPDWKKHRFTGPLTKQDHVCIAAANIGSKGGAEVAIGGEWNPGDTRNSGAVFTLIPGEDRTAPWTAHEQHREPTVHRMQWVRDPESHPFLAVLPLHGCGNVNGAGDGIRFLGYRPGKEAAEPWSTFLLNDQFHMAHNFTPVAWPGTAGDSLLVACKEGVHLLRKSDGAGDTPWQAGRLTEKPAGEVRLGKLPDGKRFIATIEPMHGNQVAVNPESTTGLWSQKRVLLDDTLNQGHALAAADFLGTGYDQVVAGWREPAGADKKVGLRLYIPAAEDGSTWTRHAVIDDNGMACEDLKAADLNGDGKPDLIASGRATKNLVIYWNERK